In Armatimonadota bacterium, one DNA window encodes the following:
- a CDS encoding glycosyltransferase family 4 protein, which yields MAENGTRVAMVGRYPRTPGKPGGGPETVAEILADGLARSGQIEVHFITSVTGLDQKKILVTDAGTTVHYLPSCGRLETVTGYWVDCRRIRRELRTILPDIVHVHTTLNYARAALERGYPSILAIRGIHRRETPFQKGLSRLQFMLGDLYENDAIRRAKHLVFLNRYTMNTVHDLVGDAEVRYIDNPADDSFFDIPNSEEDGRVLVLGMIRRLKGQEYAIRAVAKLRARGIRTSLYCVGPVQDADYDKEIRNLIRNENVEDCVYLPGNANRAQAQMQLSKAQILLVPSMVENAPLVISEGMAAGKAIIATPAGGITEMIDNGRDGIIVPFADSDAMADSIQSLLSDPKKRASICTEARRTAEKRFRLSVSVEKTLNYYRSMLHVANK from the coding sequence ATGGCTGAAAACGGCACTAGAGTTGCAATGGTCGGGCGCTACCCTCGCACACCAGGTAAACCCGGCGGTGGTCCCGAGACAGTGGCAGAAATTTTGGCAGATGGACTTGCTCGATCCGGACAGATAGAAGTTCATTTCATCACCAGTGTCACTGGGCTGGATCAAAAGAAAATACTCGTCACTGACGCGGGGACGACTGTTCATTACCTGCCATCTTGCGGCAGGTTGGAAACTGTGACAGGTTACTGGGTGGATTGCCGGAGAATCCGTCGTGAACTGCGAACCATACTACCTGACATTGTGCATGTTCATACTACGTTGAATTATGCCAGAGCCGCTCTGGAGCGTGGCTATCCGTCAATACTCGCCATCAGAGGAATTCATCGCCGCGAGACACCGTTTCAAAAGGGACTGTCGAGGCTCCAATTCATGCTAGGCGACCTATATGAAAACGATGCGATTCGGCGGGCAAAGCATCTAGTCTTTCTCAACAGATATACTATGAACACAGTCCACGACCTAGTAGGAGATGCTGAAGTACGTTATATAGATAATCCGGCGGATGACAGTTTCTTTGATATACCAAACAGCGAGGAAGATGGTAGAGTGTTGGTTCTCGGGATGATCCGACGTCTCAAAGGGCAGGAATATGCGATCCGTGCTGTAGCAAAGCTCAGGGCAAGAGGCATCAGAACGAGTTTGTATTGCGTTGGTCCAGTCCAGGATGCAGACTATGACAAAGAAATACGCAATCTGATCCGAAACGAGAATGTTGAGGACTGCGTGTATCTGCCAGGCAATGCCAATAGAGCGCAAGCACAAATGCAGCTTTCCAAGGCGCAAATACTATTGGTGCCATCGATGGTTGAAAACGCACCATTGGTCATATCCGAAGGCATGGCTGCAGGCAAAGCGATAATCGCCACGCCAGCCGGAGGAATTACAGAAATGATTGACAACGGCCGGGATGGTATAATTGTGCCATTTGCCGACAGTGATGCAATGGCCGACTCAATTCAATCACTTTTAAGTGATCCTAAGAAACGTGCATCAATATGTACAGAGGCCAGGCGTACAGCCGAAAAACGTTTTCGATTGAGCGTGTCTGTAGAGAAGACTTTGAATTATTACCGATCCATGCTGCATGTGGCAAACAAGTAA
- a CDS encoding glycosyltransferase family 4 protein produces the protein MIRVCHIVQSYYPRDPRIRRQAEALAEAGHWVVVYCLRGPKEAKTEAINGVRVVRLPLSRKRGSKLRYLFEYMAFFLMVNLKMCKKKFDVVHVSNLPDFLVFAALVPKILGAKVILDEHDPMPELFVSKYGMSPEHPVIKILKWLQKISMRFADRVLTVNDAMRELLEQHTGGRPVDVVMNLPDDKLFHADREKDCSNASSGTFTLLYTGTVSRIYGLSMVIEAVASVKSEIPGLRLKIAGEGDDLQALCELSEQLDIADSVEFLGIVSFKQIPELILQSDVGVSTLKLDPLTDLCFNNKTAEYIAMGLPAIVTRTRTVEKYYPEGIVRFFEPGNMESFSKAIVELYADQELRQQMSRKGIEFSKRSNWSTEKQKYLDLIESLAR, from the coding sequence TTGATACGCGTTTGCCATATTGTTCAGTCATACTATCCGCGCGACCCGCGCATACGAAGGCAGGCCGAAGCGCTGGCCGAAGCTGGCCACTGGGTGGTTGTTTACTGCCTTCGCGGACCAAAGGAAGCGAAAACTGAGGCGATAAACGGCGTACGGGTTGTAAGGCTCCCCCTTTCAAGAAAGCGCGGCAGTAAACTACGCTATCTTTTTGAATACATGGCGTTCTTTTTGATGGTGAACCTCAAAATGTGCAAAAAGAAGTTCGATGTGGTTCACGTGAGCAATCTGCCCGACTTTCTGGTCTTTGCTGCGCTGGTGCCGAAGATTCTTGGTGCTAAGGTCATACTTGATGAACACGATCCCATGCCGGAGCTTTTCGTATCCAAATATGGCATGTCACCAGAACATCCCGTAATTAAGATACTTAAATGGCTTCAGAAGATAAGCATGAGGTTCGCAGATCGCGTGCTCACTGTAAACGATGCTATGCGTGAACTCTTGGAACAACACACAGGCGGCAGACCTGTCGATGTTGTGATGAACCTGCCGGACGACAAGCTCTTTCATGCCGATCGTGAAAAAGACTGCAGCAATGCTTCTAGCGGCACATTTACTCTGCTTTATACAGGCACTGTGTCCAGAATCTACGGGCTTTCAATGGTGATTGAGGCCGTGGCGTCCGTGAAATCCGAAATACCCGGACTCCGCCTGAAGATTGCCGGTGAAGGAGACGATCTTCAGGCGTTGTGCGAACTCTCCGAGCAGTTGGACATTGCCGATTCGGTGGAATTCCTTGGAATTGTTTCCTTCAAACAGATACCTGAATTGATCTTGCAAAGTGATGTAGGTGTTTCAACATTGAAGCTCGATCCATTGACCGACCTATGCTTCAACAATAAAACAGCAGAGTATATAGCTATGGGCCTGCCGGCAATAGTCACACGAACGAGAACCGTCGAGAAATACTATCCGGAGGGCATAGTACGGTTCTTCGAGCCCGGAAATATGGAATCATTTAGTAAAGCAATCGTCGAGTTGTACGCTGATCAGGAACTCAGACAGCAGATGTCCCGTAAAGGTATTGAGTTTAGCAAACGATCGAACTGGTCTACCGAGAAACAAAAGTATTTGGATTTGATCGAGAGCTTGGCACGATAA
- a CDS encoding Gfo/Idh/MocA family oxidoreductase — protein MRVAVVGVGAWGKNHVRNLHEMDSLGAIVEASAETRAALKDEYPGVPVWENIDKLLESDIPAAIVVTPALTHYDIGIELLQGGKDVFIEKPMTLRALHAEDLVDTADKLDRVLMVGHLLLYQPAIQWMRSALNDGMIGKVHSIHQHRLGLGRARSAENVLWSLGVHDVAVVLYLLGESPTKLNITGHRVLQTDVEDDIYLHLSFPECVQTHLHCSWLWPKKDRGMVIVGKDAMLEYNEADQVVTLHKKTIGADLKNADNGSEVIYQGSGQPLRLELEHFIKCCEEHQTPISDGRNGLEVIRIMQETIEKLRS, from the coding sequence ATGAGAGTGGCAGTAGTAGGAGTCGGTGCTTGGGGCAAAAACCACGTCAGAAATCTGCATGAGATGGATTCACTGGGCGCAATTGTAGAGGCAAGCGCGGAAACTAGAGCAGCCTTGAAAGATGAATATCCGGGAGTACCGGTTTGGGAAAACATTGATAAGCTACTCGAAAGCGACATTCCGGCCGCTATCGTTGTAACACCCGCCCTCACACATTATGATATCGGAATAGAACTGCTGCAGGGCGGCAAAGATGTGTTCATCGAAAAACCAATGACTCTACGCGCCCTTCATGCCGAAGATCTAGTAGACACGGCTGATAAGCTCGACCGGGTGCTTATGGTCGGACATCTGCTGCTGTACCAACCGGCTATACAATGGATGCGAAGCGCGCTCAATGACGGGATGATCGGCAAGGTACACTCAATTCACCAGCACAGGCTTGGACTCGGAAGAGCAAGAAGTGCCGAGAACGTTTTATGGAGTCTGGGTGTGCATGATGTCGCCGTGGTGCTGTATCTGCTGGGTGAATCACCTACCAAACTGAACATTACGGGTCACAGAGTGCTGCAAACTGATGTTGAAGATGACATATATCTGCACCTGAGTTTCCCGGAATGCGTGCAGACCCACTTGCACTGCTCCTGGTTATGGCCCAAAAAAGACCGTGGGATGGTCATTGTCGGCAAGGATGCGATGTTGGAATACAACGAAGCCGACCAGGTTGTCACACTGCACAAGAAGACTATCGGAGCCGACCTGAAAAATGCTGATAACGGCAGCGAAGTCATATATCAGGGCAGCGGACAACCGTTAAGATTAGAGCTGGAGCACTTCATCAAGTGCTGTGAAGAACACCAGACCCCTATCTCCGACGGCAGGAACGGCTTGGAGGTCATTCGCATAATGCAAGAAACAATCGAGAAATTGAGATCGTAA
- a CDS encoding class I SAM-dependent methyltransferase, with the protein MPIDTAWKNAVEAKIKPYGKRKWEDIAIEYGRQIISDKSKAHVLEVGCGERSFLSRSIRQEHPDIWVVGIDINDYCLCTRTLMKSKLLRYMTFRIPANQWT; encoded by the coding sequence ATGCCAATTGATACAGCTTGGAAGAATGCAGTTGAAGCCAAAATCAAACCATATGGAAAACGCAAGTGGGAGGATATTGCTATTGAGTATGGGCGCCAAATAATATCAGACAAGTCAAAGGCTCATGTGCTGGAAGTCGGCTGTGGTGAACGTTCTTTCTTGAGCAGAAGCATCCGCCAGGAACATCCAGACATATGGGTGGTTGGAATCGATATTAATGACTACTGCCTGTGCACAAGGACATTGATGAAGTCAAAGTTGCTTCGATATATGACATTCCGTATCCCGGCGAATCAATGGACTTAG
- a CDS encoding formyl transferase, with protein MIDTNVGSAKSLIRLAKQEYAKHGLPGLCSRVWNKANKVLPLPHHQYEWQGVDYYRQFSPVVKTVENFNSPESEQLLRSMAPDLLILGGSRIIKSNILSIPKMGVINAHPGLLPKYRGVDVIPWAVLQGDSVGVTVHYVDVGVDTGRICRNEVVSLQKGDTFEVLARRVEQTAGRLMGSVVAELMENGKLSTIENVKQEGRLYKGMDKASYRQAKRQLAKRIGKECAG; from the coding sequence TTGATAGATACCAATGTCGGCTCGGCAAAAAGCCTCATTCGTCTGGCAAAACAGGAATATGCTAAGCATGGGTTGCCTGGACTTTGCAGTAGAGTATGGAACAAGGCCAACAAAGTGCTGCCTCTGCCGCATCATCAATATGAGTGGCAGGGTGTCGATTACTACCGTCAGTTTTCACCTGTAGTCAAGACTGTGGAAAATTTCAACAGTCCCGAAAGTGAACAATTACTACGCTCGATGGCACCCGACCTGCTTATACTGGGCGGTTCCAGAATTATCAAAAGCAACATTCTGTCCATACCAAAGATGGGAGTGATCAACGCACATCCCGGTCTATTACCCAAATATAGGGGCGTGGATGTGATTCCCTGGGCAGTGTTGCAAGGCGATTCTGTTGGTGTGACAGTACACTATGTGGATGTCGGTGTCGATACTGGTCGAATATGCCGAAATGAGGTTGTCAGTCTTCAGAAGGGCGATACATTCGAAGTATTGGCTAGGCGTGTCGAACAAACGGCGGGCAGGCTGATGGGAAGTGTCGTAGCGGAACTGATGGAAAACGGAAAGCTATCGACTATTGAAAACGTGAAGCAGGAAGGCAGGCTTTACAAGGGTATGGACAAGGCATCCTACCGACAGGCCAAGCGCCAGCTTGCCAAAAGGATAGGAAAAGAATGCGCAGGCTGA
- a CDS encoding DegT/DnrJ/EryC1/StrS family aminotransferase: protein MAKIPLLNTRPEIDSIWNELMQELEKTIKSGQFIMGPNVKAFESEVAACLGVKHAVGCNSGTDALVLGVRSLGLTAGDEVITTPFTFFATAECISVVGAKPVFVDINPVTFNLDVNKVEEKVTDRTKAIIPVHLYGHSVDMDPLLRIAEKHGLKILEDVAQAFGSEYKGKKTGTIGNAGAFSFFPSKNLGAFGDGGMFVTNDDDLAAKARMLRVHGASRKYYNEVIGYNSRLDELQATILRVKLPHIEEWNEGRRQAAARYNKLLAGIPGLITPSEAAYTKHVYHQYTVRFLDGKRDGVQKSLAESEIGSFVYYPVPLDRLPVYSCMDCGPLPNSDMCSSEVLSLPIWPKIDERTQAAVVEQLKAGLG from the coding sequence ATGGCAAAGATACCGCTTTTGAATACCCGTCCCGAAATAGACTCGATATGGAACGAATTGATGCAGGAACTGGAAAAGACAATCAAGAGTGGTCAGTTCATTATGGGGCCAAATGTGAAAGCATTCGAGAGCGAAGTCGCTGCGTGTTTGGGCGTAAAGCATGCCGTCGGATGCAATTCAGGCACCGATGCTTTGGTGCTTGGTGTTCGTTCACTTGGACTGACTGCGGGCGACGAGGTCATCACTACACCGTTTACATTCTTTGCTACAGCCGAGTGCATCAGCGTTGTCGGAGCAAAGCCGGTGTTCGTAGACATCAACCCGGTCACGTTCAATCTCGACGTGAACAAGGTCGAAGAAAAGGTCACAGACAGGACCAAGGCGATCATTCCAGTGCATCTTTACGGGCATTCCGTGGATATGGATCCACTGCTCAGAATTGCTGAAAAGCACGGTCTAAAAATTCTAGAGGATGTCGCTCAAGCGTTCGGCAGTGAGTACAAAGGAAAGAAAACCGGCACGATCGGCAATGCTGGCGCATTCTCGTTTTTCCCGTCCAAGAATCTTGGCGCATTCGGCGACGGCGGAATGTTCGTCACTAATGACGACGACCTGGCGGCAAAAGCTCGAATGCTCAGAGTTCACGGCGCGTCCAGAAAGTATTACAACGAGGTGATAGGTTACAACTCCAGACTCGACGAACTGCAGGCGACTATTCTTCGCGTGAAGCTGCCTCATATAGAGGAGTGGAACGAGGGCCGCAGGCAGGCAGCCGCACGCTACAACAAGCTGCTTGCCGGTATTCCTGGGCTGATTACTCCGTCTGAGGCTGCTTATACAAAGCACGTATATCATCAATACACTGTCCGATTTCTCGATGGCAAGCGCGATGGAGTTCAGAAGTCGCTGGCAGAGTCTGAGATCGGCAGTTTTGTATATTATCCAGTTCCACTGGACAGGCTGCCGGTGTATTCATGTATGGACTGCGGCCCCTTACCCAACTCGGATATGTGCTCCAGTGAAGTGCTGAGCTTACCCATATGGCCCAAGATTGATGAGCGAACGCAGGCGGCCGTGGTTGAACAACTGAAGGCGGGTTTGGGTTAG
- a CDS encoding glycosyltransferase family 4 protein → MMKCETIKILMAGWYPLDADKLYGGPYYNTYLQVRTLIEHPDVRIEVITRSQDCKQNRTIYSDGLIIHVVAEPSSRIVPRQYTMVAKVARAMQGLHPDIVISHNRIETLAAHKAGLPTVYIRHGITRHETRLAHGFDKLVGILGDMVERKALRSVGDVICISDYGIRASCEETSAKIHKISYPIVEDEFFSCPEYSSEKGVLFAGVINPLKNLLTLIEAWPAVLSDNPQAHLRVCGRVSDKHYLLQVQERIASLGIEDSVELLGLVGRCELMNLMRDSACLVLPSRQENMPNVISQSLACGRPVIATAVGGIPEMVDDGVTGFILDTPDNVGGFADRIGKLLSNPALTRQMGNAGKQAALKRFERHAHIEQLLNICKKAMASQQVIKRM, encoded by the coding sequence ATGATGAAATGCGAGACAATCAAAATACTAATGGCTGGATGGTATCCGCTAGATGCAGACAAGCTTTATGGGGGTCCGTATTACAATACGTATCTCCAAGTCCGCACTCTGATCGAGCACCCAGATGTGCGGATTGAGGTAATCACCCGCAGTCAGGACTGCAAACAAAACCGCACGATATATTCGGACGGGCTTATCATTCATGTCGTCGCCGAACCGTCGAGCAGGATCGTACCGCGGCAGTATACGATGGTGGCCAAAGTGGCTCGCGCAATGCAAGGGCTCCACCCCGACATAGTTATCTCACACAACCGTATCGAAACCCTTGCAGCGCACAAAGCAGGGCTGCCCACGGTATATATTCGGCATGGAATAACAAGGCATGAAACCAGACTGGCTCATGGTTTCGATAAATTGGTTGGAATACTCGGCGACATGGTTGAACGAAAAGCCTTGAGATCTGTTGGGGACGTGATATGCATTTCCGACTATGGCATCAGAGCCAGCTGTGAGGAGACATCTGCCAAAATTCATAAGATCAGCTATCCGATTGTTGAGGATGAGTTCTTTTCATGCCCAGAATATAGCTCGGAAAAGGGAGTGCTTTTTGCGGGCGTCATAAATCCTCTGAAGAATTTGTTGACTTTGATAGAAGCCTGGCCGGCAGTGCTTTCAGACAATCCCCAGGCGCATCTTCGAGTATGTGGAAGGGTTTCGGACAAGCACTATTTGTTACAGGTGCAGGAGCGTATAGCATCTTTGGGTATTGAAGACAGTGTGGAACTGCTCGGGCTTGTCGGGCGGTGCGAACTGATGAATCTTATGCGGGACTCGGCATGCCTTGTGCTGCCTTCCAGACAAGAAAACATGCCCAATGTCATTTCACAGTCTCTGGCATGCGGCAGGCCGGTTATAGCGACCGCAGTTGGCGGCATCCCAGAAATGGTAGACGACGGTGTCACGGGGTTCATATTGGATACGCCGGACAATGTCGGTGGTTTTGCGGATCGCATTGGCAAACTGCTGAGTAATCCCGCGCTCACCCGGCAAATGGGAAATGCAGGCAAGCAGGCAGCTTTGAAGCGCTTTGAACGACATGCTCATATCGAACAACTGCTGAATATTTGTAAAAAAGCTATGGCATCCCAGCAGGTTATTAAAAGGATGTAA
- the asnB gene encoding asparagine synthase (glutamine-hydrolyzing) translates to MCGIAGVVGIGQNDKLEQIVHDIVNSQHKRGPDYNAVERWTSDGIDISFGHNRLAIIDLSEVSNQPMWDIQRQCCVVFNGEIYNYLEIRDELRSLGHSFKTNGDTEVILEAYKQWGIEAVNRFIGMFAFGLWDNQTRRLWLVRDRFGVKPLFYAADSKTVYFASSAGVIARHLHLKPNLEYLAAGIEFITYERDNDICQFEGLHALPPGHYLEVSFLDKPDASFHRYYSLEERVQAMREDLASCPVNDLVERVRESLESAIDLRLRSDVPVGISLSGGIDSSTVSAMAIRKNQALIAFSYGNADDAFSEGRQVKQVADFVGIDVVTAWPDAKTVIDETWETLEDQGAPFPNTSMVAQHMVFKEARKNGVIVLLGGQGGDEALMGYHKFKVFMLREALRRKDVSTVLGLAAGIIPTMIAEAVDLRAYWQRRGRFAGHEIGRSILSRRENAGEVTAGLRTLESGVKAQILDVTRFSLPTLLRYEDRNSMGNSIESRLPFMDHRFMELGIAIPDAVKIRYGYGKWVLREIAHGLIPEHIRSARRKRGFDVEQGQWLEEGLGDSIREKLKERASRVSEYIARPLDIDADYSNERLKNSRIAFGEAMTLIWLGNVG, encoded by the coding sequence ATGTGTGGTATTGCAGGTGTGGTCGGCATCGGTCAAAATGACAAACTGGAGCAGATCGTTCACGACATAGTGAACAGCCAACATAAACGCGGGCCCGACTATAATGCCGTCGAGCGCTGGACTTCGGACGGCATCGACATCTCGTTCGGACATAATCGGCTGGCTATCATAGACCTGTCGGAAGTCTCAAACCAGCCAATGTGGGATATCCAGAGACAGTGCTGCGTTGTCTTCAATGGTGAGATATACAACTACCTGGAGATTCGTGACGAACTGCGCTCTCTTGGTCATTCATTCAAGACAAACGGGGATACAGAGGTCATTCTGGAAGCCTACAAGCAATGGGGCATTGAGGCGGTGAACAGGTTCATAGGTATGTTCGCATTCGGCTTGTGGGACAATCAAACGCGGCGCCTGTGGCTGGTTCGTGACCGCTTTGGCGTCAAGCCTTTGTTCTATGCTGCCGATTCAAAGACTGTGTATTTCGCTTCCAGCGCCGGAGTCATTGCGCGTCACCTTCATCTCAAGCCTAATCTGGAATACCTTGCCGCAGGTATCGAGTTCATAACCTATGAACGCGACAATGATATCTGTCAGTTTGAGGGCCTGCACGCTCTACCTCCTGGGCACTACCTGGAGGTATCCTTCTTAGATAAGCCAGATGCCTCATTTCATCGTTATTATAGCCTTGAAGAACGTGTCCAAGCGATGCGAGAGGATCTTGCGTCTTGCCCTGTAAACGATCTGGTGGAGCGAGTTCGCGAGTCACTGGAGTCTGCTATAGACCTGAGACTTCGCTCAGACGTGCCGGTAGGAATATCCCTCAGTGGCGGGATAGACTCTTCCACCGTTTCAGCAATGGCTATCAGGAAAAATCAGGCACTCATCGCATTTTCATACGGGAACGCAGATGATGCGTTCAGCGAGGGAAGACAGGTAAAGCAAGTGGCGGACTTCGTGGGAATTGACGTCGTCACTGCTTGGCCGGACGCAAAGACAGTAATCGATGAGACATGGGAAACACTGGAGGACCAGGGTGCACCGTTTCCAAATACGAGTATGGTGGCTCAGCACATGGTCTTCAAAGAGGCCCGAAAGAACGGTGTGATCGTGCTACTTGGCGGACAAGGCGGCGATGAAGCACTGATGGGCTATCACAAATTCAAAGTCTTTATGCTTAGAGAAGCGTTAAGGAGGAAAGACGTGTCGACTGTTCTGGGACTGGCTGCGGGAATCATTCCTACGATGATTGCAGAGGCCGTCGACCTTAGAGCCTACTGGCAACGACGCGGAAGGTTCGCAGGACATGAGATCGGTCGTTCGATACTGAGCAGGCGGGAAAATGCAGGTGAGGTCACTGCTGGGCTGAGAACACTCGAGAGCGGAGTAAAAGCTCAAATTCTGGATGTCACCCGGTTTAGTCTGCCGACACTGCTCAGATATGAAGACAGGAACTCTATGGGCAACAGCATAGAAAGCAGGCTTCCGTTCATGGACCACCGTTTTATGGAGCTCGGCATAGCTATTCCGGACGCGGTGAAGATTAGATATGGTTACGGGAAATGGGTTCTTCGTGAGATAGCACATGGACTCATTCCGGAACACATACGTTCGGCACGCAGAAAGCGCGGATTCGACGTTGAGCAGGGTCAGTGGCTCGAAGAAGGCTTGGGCGATTCCATCCGCGAAAAGCTGAAAGAGAGGGCATCGCGGGTAAGCGAGTATATTGCCCGTCCGCTGGACATAGACGCCGATTACTCCAATGAACGGCTCAAAAACAGCAGGATAGCCTTTGGCGAGGCGATGACTTTGATTTGGCTAGGCAATGTTGGTTGA
- the wecB gene encoding UDP-N-acetylglucosamine 2-epimerase (non-hydrolyzing) → MKVLTVVGARPQFIKTVPMTAALEAAGCRQVIVHTGQHYDYRLSQIFFDELGIPEPDVNLGVGSGKHGVQTAGMLVGLEEVIQQYHPDWVLLHGDTNSTVAGVLAATKLHVLVAHIEAGLRSFNRKMPEEINRIVVDAISDVLFAPTEEAVHNLEHEGVNGERVYLVGDIMYDAALMHSRRAEQSSGILKRLKVEKGGFILATVHRAENTDDPRRLSVIFDGLRQVAETIPVVLPLHPRTRSVLERLDILDTIERELAVIEPVGYIDMIMLEKSAAVVATDSGGVQKEAFFHKVPCVTLRDETEWVELLDMGWNRICPHSSADDVADTIISAIGIQGRPGKPYGEGRACDKIVTALLERKIST, encoded by the coding sequence ATGAAAGTCCTGACGGTCGTCGGAGCGCGGCCTCAGTTCATAAAAACCGTGCCTATGACTGCTGCGCTGGAAGCCGCAGGCTGCCGGCAGGTGATCGTGCATACGGGTCAACACTATGACTACAGGCTTTCACAGATATTCTTCGATGAGTTGGGCATTCCCGAGCCTGACGTGAATCTGGGAGTGGGATCGGGTAAGCATGGAGTGCAGACTGCGGGTATGCTCGTCGGGCTGGAAGAAGTGATCCAGCAATACCATCCCGATTGGGTGCTGCTGCATGGAGACACGAACTCAACTGTTGCGGGGGTGCTTGCTGCAACTAAACTGCATGTGCTCGTTGCGCATATAGAGGCCGGGCTGAGATCGTTTAACCGCAAGATGCCTGAAGAGATTAACCGCATTGTAGTGGACGCGATATCAGACGTTCTATTTGCTCCAACTGAGGAAGCTGTGCACAACCTTGAACATGAGGGTGTTAACGGTGAAAGGGTGTATCTCGTCGGCGACATAATGTATGATGCTGCCCTGATGCATTCCCGGCGCGCCGAACAGTCCAGCGGTATTCTCAAGAGGTTGAAAGTTGAAAAGGGCGGGTTCATACTGGCAACCGTGCACAGAGCAGAAAACACAGACGATCCACGACGTCTTTCTGTCATATTCGACGGACTTAGGCAGGTGGCAGAGACTATTCCGGTTGTGCTGCCTCTTCACCCCAGAACGCGTAGTGTGTTGGAAAGGCTGGACATTCTCGATACAATCGAACGAGAACTGGCTGTGATCGAGCCTGTCGGCTATATAGATATGATTATGCTCGAAAAGTCGGCAGCGGTTGTCGCGACAGATAGCGGTGGAGTGCAGAAAGAAGCGTTTTTTCATAAAGTGCCATGTGTTACACTCAGGGATGAGACTGAGTGGGTCGAACTGCTGGATATGGGTTGGAACAGGATATGCCCTCATTCCAGCGCAGACGATGTGGCGGATACGATAATATCGGCTATAGGGATACAAGGCCGGCCTGGCAAACCATACGGTGAAGGCAGAGCTTGTGATAAAATAGTAACAGCACTACTTGAAAGGAAAATATCGACATGA